In the Gossypium raimondii isolate GPD5lz chromosome 9, ASM2569854v1, whole genome shotgun sequence genome, one interval contains:
- the LOC105798104 gene encoding uncharacterized protein LOC105798104, which yields MKMITCDRATYDAAVMAHKKYEPFFNKSIDHYDEMALVVGKDIATGSFARTFGDIDLDDGNQDSVPVDCDNEEAEEVRTNVFSSGTSKRKGKNVQESVVDEQIKFVGEQLGKIANALKQFTADKTPHLYEEVMPMEEEGFDDDFLCSVFDYLVSHESDAKAFLVKSKKHKKIWLQKFS from the coding sequence gcacacaagaagtatgaaccattttttaataaaagcattgatcattatgatgaaatggcGTTGGTTGTTGGCAAAGATATAGCAACAGGGAGTTTTGCCAGAACATTTGGTGACATAGATTTGGATGATGGTAACCAAGATTCAGTGCCTGTAGACTGCGATAATGAAGAGGCTGAAGAGGTAAGAACAAATGTATTTTCATCTGGCACATCCAAACGTAAAGGAAAAAATGTTCAAGAAAGTGtcgttgatgaacaaattaaatttgtgggtgaacaacttggcaaaattgctaatgctttgaAACAATTTACTGCGGATAAGACACCACATCTTTACGAAGAAGTGATGCCGATGGAGgaagaaggatttgatgatgacttcttgtgttctgtgtttgattatcTAGTGAGTCATGAATCCGATGCTAaagcttttttagttaaaagtaagaagcataaaaaaatttggcttcaaaaattttcttaa
- the LOC105798103 gene encoding uncharacterized protein LOC105798103, which yields MILLSEEATMEIQSYQNQAELLLKEYLLADSFIPYTSVICGIFACKMVYDLTQLFSSVYFKSYLILSKVQRNEWNNRSISTVHAIFITVMSLYFVFWSNLYSDNRYAGMIMFRSSALSTFTLGVSVGYFLADIGMIIWFYSSLGGIEYVIHHFLSLTAVAYSMMTGEGQLYTFMVLISETTTPGINLRWYLDTAGMKRSRAYLINGVVIFVTWLVARILLFMYLFYHVYLHFDQVKLVHSYGLLLIFVVPFILSVMNLMWFGKIIKGLRKTLAKRQ from the exons ATGATACTGCTTTCTGAAGAAGCAACTATGGAGATACAATCTTACCAGAATCAGGCAGAGCTGTTGTTAAAGGAATATTTATTGGCAGATTCCTTCATCCCATACACATCAGTtatttgtggcatttttgcttGCAAGATG GTCTATGATCTTACACAGTTGTTTAGCAGTGTTTACTTTAAGAGCTATCTCATCCTATCAAAAGTCCAACGGAATGAGTGGAACAACCG ATCCATATCAACCGTTCATGCCATTTTCATAACAGTCATGTCCTTATACTTCGTGTTTTGGTCAAATCTCTATTCTGATAACCGATATGCTGGCATGATTATGTTTCGTAGTTCTGCATTGTCTACATTCACATTGGGG GTATCTGTTGGTTACTTTCTTGCTGACATTGGGATGATCATTTGGTTTTACTCTTCTCTAGGTGGAATAGAGTAt GTCATTCATCATTTTCTCTCCTTAACAGCTGTCGCATATTCTATGATGACTGGGGAAGGTCAGCTATACACCTTCATGGTACTTATCTCTGAGACTACCACGCCTGGGATCAATTTGAGATG GTATCTTGATACGGCTGGAATGAAGAGATCAAGAGCTTACTTAATTAATggagttgtaatatttgtaacATGGCTG GTTGCTAGAATACTCCTGTTTATGTACCTATTTTATCACGTTTACTTGCACTTTGATCAG GTTAAGCTGGTGCACAGCTATGGGCTACTGTTAATATTCGTCGTGCCTTTTATCCTATCAGTTATGAACTTAATGTGGTTTGGAAAGATTATCAAGGGTTTAAGGAAAACATTAGCAAAGAGGCAATGA